The DNA segment CAGCGAATGATAGCATAAATACAAATGCATGGATGAGCTAGCAATCAAAGGAGTGAGTTCTCTATGAAACTGAAAAAAATTGTTACAATTGTTATACTTTTTATTTTAATTTTTTATGGACTTTTCTTTGTTTTTCTTGGAGCCGTTGATACAAGGTATCAGAATTTACCGTACCCTCCGTTGATTGGTTTGAAGATATATGGCGCTGCAGATTCTGCATGGGAAAAATTCCCGGGTAATGGCACGATGGATAATCCGAAAATTATTGAAAATTTCGTAATACTAGAAAAGGAACGCTATGTGGGCTTTGGTGTTTCTCCAAGTGTTTTTTACGACCCGATAGAAATAATGAATGTGGGATTCCACTTCATCATCAGGAACTGCGTGATATATGTCCATGGTTATTCATCTGCTGGTTTCTATTTAAAGAATTGTCCAAATTGCAGAATTGAGAATTGCACATTTCAAGGAGGCATGGTGCAGTTAGACCATGCTACTGTTGTGAACTGTACTTTTTATTGTCCTAGCCCATGTGTTGAGTTTGTTAACTGTCCAAAAGTTTCTGATAACACCTTTATTTTAATGGAGTTTGGTGATGGAGGACACATTTATTATGGGAGTGTGAGAGTAGGGGAAGGTAATGCGATTTATAGAAACAATTTTTACATTGGTAAGGAATGGAATAACACCGGGGGAATGATTTCCGCAATCAGCGAGGGGCCGCACTACATCAACTGTTCAGGTATTGGTAATTACTGGTCATGCTGGACACAACCAGATACGAACAAAGATGGAGTTGTAGATGTCCCATACAGCCCACCAGGTGCTTCAGAATATATCATGGACTTTTATCCTGCAGCCAAACCATTTCCACTTACCCAGAGAGAGAAAATAAATATAAATCTTGACGAAAATGGCGTCATGAGAACCACCAGAACCACAATGTTATGCGTTGGTGTTGTGTTGATCTCTATAGGTGCAATTATTGGCATTGAGATAGTATGGCGCTCAATAAGAAAAAAGGTGCACTAGTTCAGGAAACGCAGAGAGAGCTCCTTGAAATTAGCAATCGCTAAAGAACTCGTGAAATAAAATGAGAATGCGATTAGACAATTTTCCGTACACAATTTATTGCGACGCACTAATTACCTCCACAATCCTTTATTTACCCCTTTTCCTTCTGACTTTCATGCACTATGGAAACGAAGGTAACTACTATGTCCTCAAGGTTGACGATGAAGAAAACCTGTTTGAAGTCCTTGAGAAGTTTGTGAAAGCTGAGCGAATCTCATCAGCAGTGATTCTTGCAGGTATAGGAATGCTGAGGGACTTTGAGCTTGGTTATTTTGATGGCAAAGAGTACCACAAAAAGAAGTACGCAACACCACATGAACTTGTCTCAATGAAGGGCACGATTGCGGATGGGATTTTACATATCCATGCATCGCTGGCAAACGAAAAGCATGAACTGATTGGCGGGCATTTGTTCTCAGCCACAACATGCATTCTCAACGAAATTTTTATACAGAGGTTGGAGAAAGTCAAACTGGGAAGAGTTAAGAACCAAAAAACAGGGCTCATGGAGCTTGTCATTCACCAGTGAGCACATGATATAGAAACACTGCAGCAAACTCTCCGAAAGCAAGGATGGGTAGAGTAAGAAAAATCTTGCCAATGTTGCCGTACCAGAAGTCCGCAGATACCTCGAACTGATACAGGATTTGCGGGAGTGCAATTATCAGAAAGATTATGAGGTATGTGAGAAAAACTGAAATTGCTACAATTCCCAGTAAACCCTTTGCATCATAGTTTGGATTCGAGATTGCCAGTGCAAATCCACCTAGCAGAGAAGCAACAAATATTGCAAATGCTTCACCGCCGAAAATTTTTACTGGGAATGTGCACACATTTTTGAACATGTATGCATGGGAGATGAACATGGTGATTGCAACACTTGCCACGAAGAGAGCAACAAGCAACGCACTTAGGAATACCCACACTCCTTTTCTGAAATTCCTGAGATAATCAAGCATACTGGATTTCCACCCCCTCTACCTTGTTTACATAGAGCACTTTTTTAAACTCTGTGAGAACTGCAGAGACAGTCATTTTTAGCATAACAGGTGTTTCTGTTTCAATCAGCATTTTGACTGTCGCAATTTCGGTTGAGTTATTCAGTAGAAAACTCCATCTGCCAACAATCATTGTGTGTGGTGGGATTGAATAGTTGTAGCTGTGACTTCCGAGTTTCATGGAATCTCCAAGCAAAAGTTGGAGGGCCACGCTCGTGAAGAGCACAACTTCCTTTGGTGAATTTTGATTATCTATCAGGAACAGCACAGTTATTTCTGCGAGATTATCTGAATACTGGTCAAAAAGAATACCTCTGACTTTAAGGTCAAAATTCATTGAGGTCTCAACCATGTCAAGGTAATTCTGTGTGGTGCTCCCTAAATAGAAAAGCCCAATTGATGCTATGAGGAAAAGTATGATCACACTGACCGCCTGATTTGCCGTATTCTCCATGCAAAAACAGATAATGGGACAAGCTATAAAAGCGTTAGTATAGGGTTGACTCACCCTATAATGCCGTGGTTAAATTCAAATATTTTGTTGTTCTCTCTCTCCCGATGTACGAGGTCGCAGTAATTGGTGGTGGCGTTGCAGGTGCAACATTTGCAAAGCGATTTGCGAAGGAAGGCCATAAGGTAGTGGTGCTAGAAAGAAGGGCAGAGAAAAGCTACAAACCCTGTGCTGGCTACATAAACTATGCTGCAAGAGAACTGGAACCGATAGACAAAAAAGTGATTGAAAGAGTTGCAGACATAGGGAAACTATACAGTTACACGGGCACTGAACTCAAGTTGAACCTGAACAAATATCCAGGTGCTCTTGTCTATCCATCAGAATACCATCAGTATCTCAGGGACCTGGCTGCAGATGCAGGTGCAGAAGTTAGATACAATGCCGAAGTGAAGAAGGTGGAGTTCAAGGAAAAACATGTCGCTCTCCAGGTTGGTACTGAAATCATAAAGGCAAAGTACTGCGTCGGCGCGTTCGGGATGAACTCTCTGCTCATGAAATTTTTCGGTAAAACTTTACCACCGCACATTTACATGTTTCAATATGAGTTTCAATTGCCATCAAAGATAGTTGAGGAGCGATTTGGTAACGCAGTTGAATTTTATTTTGACAGTAGGTATGCGGGCTATGGCTATACCTGGGTATTCCCGAAGAAAAATGGTGTCACAATTGGTACCTATGCTCTCCAGCTGAACAAAGAAGTTATCACAAAGCTGAACAATTTCATCTCCAAGCATGAGAGAATGAAAGAAAGGATGAAAGGGGCTCAACCAAAGAAATTCGATAAGCGATACATCTTCGCGGGTATTGTGCCCACTGAGGTGCTGCCAGAACTTTATGGCAAGCGGTATGTGCTTGTCGGTGAAGCAGGAGGACTCACTGACCCGCTTTCCTATCATGG comes from the Thermoplasmata archaeon genome and includes:
- a CDS encoding NAD(P)/FAD-dependent oxidoreductase translates to MYEVAVIGGGVAGATFAKRFAKEGHKVVVLERRAEKSYKPCAGYINYAARELEPIDKKVIERVADIGKLYSYTGTELKLNLNKYPGALVYPSEYHQYLRDLAADAGAEVRYNAEVKKVEFKEKHVALQVGTEIIKAKYCVGAFGMNSLLMKFFGKTLPPHIYMFQYEFQLPSKIVEERFGNAVEFYFDSRYAGYGYTWVFPKKNGVTIGTYALQLNKEVITKLNNFISKHERMKERMKGAQPKKFDKRYIFAGIVPTEVLPELYGKRYVLVGEAGGLTDPLSYHGIYNSIRSARLAATLLSEALTLEKPEKLKEYSDTVLSEIYHADIEFSTKIAKTLYGHELADKLADAVIKLAKTDEELKEALTTMLHHKSARKTPLGVLKKKKSKILKRFGIVDSMKLSKHFL
- a CDS encoding DUF296 domain-containing protein; this translates as MHYGNEGNYYVLKVDDEENLFEVLEKFVKAERISSAVILAGIGMLRDFELGYFDGKEYHKKKYATPHELVSMKGTIADGILHIHASLANEKHELIGGHLFSATTCILNEIFIQRLEKVKLGRVKNQKTGLMELVIHQ